The following proteins are co-located in the Vigna unguiculata cultivar IT97K-499-35 chromosome 9, ASM411807v1, whole genome shotgun sequence genome:
- the LOC114164138 gene encoding uroporphyrinogen-III synthase, chloroplastic, with product MAQFSLSPLSFPPSPLPLRRRIFLAPPPTTAAASATDAVSTSTPSSASNYAPKVVVTRERGKNAKLIAALAKHEINCLELPLIEHTQGPDLDRLPSVLGDNAFDWVVITSPEAGSVFLEAWRASGMPHVKIGVVGTGTASIFEETLQSSNRSLDIAFVPSRATGKVLATELPKTGNKCTVLYPASAKASNEIEDGLSKRGFEVTRMNTYTTVPVQHVDHMVLKLAFDAPVLTAASPSAIRAWKNLLSDLEWNNSVACIGETTAAMARSLGFSNVFNPTQPGLEGWVESILEALGSYDEVLR from the exons ATGGCACAGTTTTCTCTCTCCCCTCTCTCCTTTCCACCTTCGCCTCTCCCACTGCGACGGCGAATCTTTCTCGCTCCTCCACCAACAACCGCCGCCGCTTCCGCCACGGACGCCGTTTCCACTTCTACTCCCTCCTCCGCTTCGAATTACGCGCCCAAAGTCGTCGTCACTAGAGAGCGCGGCAAGAACGCCAAGCTCATCGCCGCTCTG GCTAAACATGAAATCAATTGTTTGGAGCTTCCACTCATTGAGCACACGCAGGGACCTGATTTAGACAGGCTTCCTTCTGTATTAGGTG ACAATGCATTTGACTGGGTTGTCATAACTTCTCCTGAGGCAGGTTCAGTCTTTCTAGAGGCATGGAG AGCTTCTGGGATGCCTCATGTCAAAATAGGTGTTGTTGGGACCGGCACTGCAAGCATTTTCGAGGAAACTTTGCAGTCTTCAAACCGATCCCTTGATATTGCCTTTGTGCCATCAAGAG CAACAGGAAAGGTTTTGGCTACTGAGCTTCCTAAGACTGGAAATAAATGCACCGTTCTCTATCCTGCTTCGGCAAAGGCTAGCAATGAGATTG AGGATGGACTTTCAAAGCGTGGATTTGAGGTTACTAGAATGAATACATATACAACG GTTCCAGTTCAACATGTTGACCATATGGTTCTAAAACTAGCATTTGATGCCCCTGTTCTTACAGCAGCTTCACCATCTGCTATTCG TGCCTGGAAGAATCTTCTTTCAGATTTAGAGTGGAACAATTCTGTTGCATGCATTGGTGAGACAACTGCCGCAATGGCAAGAAGTTTAGGCTTCTCTAATGTGTTCAACCCAACACAACCAGGCCTCGAAGG CTGGGTAGAAAGCATTCTGGAAGCATTAGGTTCCTATGATGAAGTATTAAGGTAG
- the LOC114164235 gene encoding uncharacterized protein LOC114164235 yields MEVITHSPSASPSKDPFDFNRARISPYLSAPSSPKRFGEYFCLSAPSSPSRFFAQFDSLYDLEHPHEHDADHKDKSVAVPEDDDGFAFFVDGESTSPRSAEELFDGGKIKPLIEDDLLDSVKSPLLPPAQPRRSSKKKEGQEEEEERRGRDRSVCSSSSRSRVARSLSPCNRVSHYTWDEESNQAQDNKEGSVSDAVSLSSSSSKSSRKWRFRDFLLFRSASEGRGSSKDPLRKFPAFYKKPQDPKTSIPSPSPGPGPRPRRKEPLSAHELHYARKKAETEDLKKRTYLPYKQGILGRLAGFGSR; encoded by the coding sequence ATGGAAGTGATAACGCATAGTCCCAGCGCAAGTCCCTCCAAGGATCCTTTCGATTTCAACCGTGCAAGGATTTCGCCCTATCTCAGTGCTCCTTCCTCGCCTAAGCGATTCGGAGAATATTTTTGCCTAAGCGCCCCCTCTAGCCCCTCCAGGTTTTTCGCCCAATTTGATTCTCTTTATGATTTGGAACACCCACATGAACACGATGCTGACCATAAAGATAAGAGCGTCGCCGTCCCCGAGGATGACGATGGGTTTGCCTTTTTTGTTGATGGGGAATCCACGAGCCCTCGATCTGCGGAAGAACTTTTCGACGGCGGCAAAATCAAGCCGCTCATCGAGGACGATTTGTTGGACTCCGTTAAAAGCCCACTTCTCCCTCCGGCCCAGCCCAGAAGATCTTCCAAGAAGAAAGAGGgacaagaggaggaggaggagagaAGAGGGAGGGATAGGAGTGTTTGTTCGAGTTCAAGTCGCAGCAGAGTCGCGCGCTCGCTCTCTCCTTGTAACAGAGTATCTCACTATACTTGGGATGAGGAATCCAACCAAGCGCAGGACAACAAAGAGGGTTCGGTCTCCGACGCAGTTTCGCTTTCGTCGAGTTCATCAAAGAGTTCAAGGAAATGGAGATTCAGAGACTTTTTGCTTTTCCGTAGTGCCTCTGAAGGGAGAGGTTCCAGCAAGGACCCCTTGAGGAAGTTTCCCGCTTTCTACAAAAAGCCTCAAGACCCCAAGACTTCCATCCCAAGCCCGAGTCCAGGCCCGGGCCCAAGACCCAGAAGAAAGGAACCCCTCTCCGCCCATGAATTGCACTATGCTAGAAAGAAAGCGGAAACCGAGGATTTGAAAAAAAGAACGTATTTACCGTACAAACAGGGAATCTTGGGCAGGTTGGCTGGCTTCGGATCAAGATGA